The segment CTCGTTTTGAGAGTTGAATATTTTGTAGGGGAGATGAATCATTTGTGCTTTACTCATCACAAGTAGAAAATGATCTTTGGTCACCACAGCTCTCTTGATGCTCTCCCACTTGAGCGGCATCCCTTGTTTGCTGTTGAGTTTGATCAAAATCTGCTGACTGGTGATTTCATAGCTCAACTTTTGGAACATGAATTTGCCTTGCTCAATCTGCGAAATCCCTGCAAACTGTATCAACCAAAACAAGCCATACAGTACCAAAGCGATCGATGCGCCGATGATCCACCATAGGTTTGGAATCCAAAGATATCCACCACAGATCGCCAAATAAATCAAAAATACCCACCACTGGTCTTTGAGCAAATTACCAAATGCCAACTTGATAAAAGTTCCGTTTGCTAACTGGTATTTTTTCGTCTTTACTATCATTATTTTTATTTTACTGCCTTCAAACTTATATCTAAACTGGTGTAGGAATGGGTCAATGCACCCACTGATATGAAATCAACTCCTGTTTCAGCTATTTCTTTAATATTCAACTCGGTCACTCCCCCTGATGCTTCGGTTTGGCATTTGCCTTTGATCATCTGCACCGCCTGCTGCATCATAGAGGGCAACATATTGTCAAGCATGATCACATCTACACCACCTACTGCCAGTGCTTCTGCTACTTCTTCAAGATTTCTGGTCTCCACTTCTATCCTCAAATCCTTGCCCTGCTCCTTGAGATACGCTTGGGTTGCTTTGACTGCTTGTGTGATCCCTCCAGCATAATCGTTGTGGTTGTCCTTGAGCATCACCATGTCATAGAGTCCAAATCTATGGTTGACACCTCCTCCGATTTTGACCGCCCATTTTTCGCAGATGCGAAAGTTAGGTGAAGTCTTTCGAGTATCTAGCAACTTGGTCTCGGTATGTTGGATCATATCACTCAATCTGCGGGTATAAGTAGCTATGCCACTCATTCGTTGCATACAATTGAGCACCAATCTCTCTGTGGACAAGATCGATCTTGCACTGCCTTTTACTGTCAGTCCAACCTCGCCTTCGACTACTTGATCTCCATCAGCCTTGTGAAATGTCACAACGAGATTT is part of the Reichenbachiella agarivorans genome and harbors:
- a CDS encoding YcxB family protein, which translates into the protein MIVKTKKYQLANGTFIKLAFGNLLKDQWWVFLIYLAICGGYLWIPNLWWIIGASIALVLYGLFWLIQFAGISQIEQGKFMFQKLSYEITSQQILIKLNSKQGMPLKWESIKRAVVTKDHFLLVMSKAQMIHLPYKIFNSQNEIKFVETILKRKALVKA
- the nadC gene encoding carboxylating nicotinate-nucleotide diphosphorylase, producing the protein MKIDYLTKSAINQFIDAALQEDIGEGDHSTLAAIPSDLIQEAKLIIKGDGVIAGLELAQWIFHRYDENLVVTFHKADGDQVVEGEVGLTVKGSARSILSTERLVLNCMQRMSGIATYTRRLSDMIQHTETKLLDTRKTSPNFRICEKWAVKIGGGVNHRFGLYDMVMLKDNHNDYAGGITQAVKATQAYLKEQGKDLRIEVETRNLEEVAEALAVGGVDVIMLDNMLPSMMQQAVQMIKGKCQTEASGGVTELNIKEIAETGVDFISVGALTHSYTSLDISLKAVK